From Gouania willdenowi chromosome 18, fGouWil2.1, whole genome shotgun sequence, one genomic window encodes:
- the LOC114480342 gene encoding dynactin subunit 6-like, translating into MSDYKQVIMAQKGVKIAAGAVVCVESEIRGDVTIGARSVVHPKARIIAEAGPIIIGEGNLIEEQALIINSYPENRTTPDSEGDEPKAMIIGTNNVFEVGCVSQALKIGDNNVIESKADLGRNVTLTSGCIIGACCQINTSEVVPENMVVYGSCKRRVQSERPQPQTLQLDFLMKILPNYHHLKKTTKANSTPVRS; encoded by the exons ATGTCGGACTACAAGCAAGTCATCATGGCCCAGAAAGG GGTTAAAATCGCAGCTGGAGCTGTTGTGTGTGTTGAAAGCGAAATAAGAGGTGACGTAACCATTG GAGCGAGAAGTGTAGTCCATCCTAAAGCTCGGATCATAGCAGAGGCTGGGCCTATTATTATAGGAGAGGGAAATCTGATCGAGGAGCAGGCGCTCATTATTAACAG ttatcCAGAGAATAGAACAACGCCTGACTCAGAGGGAGATGAACCCAAAGCGATGATAATCGGCACCAACAACGTGTTTGAGGTGGGCTGTG TTTCCCAAGCATTGAAAATTGGAGACAACAACGTGATCGAGTCCAAGG CTGATCTGGGTAGAAATGTGACCCTCACCAGCGGCTGCATCATCGGCGCCTGCTGCCAGATCAACACCAGCGAGGTGGTTCCAGAGAACATGGTCGTCTACGGTTCCTGTAAACGGCGTGTGCAGAGCGAGAGGCCGCAG CCTCAGACTCTGCAGCTAGATTTCCTGATGAAGATTCTTCCCAACTACCACCACCTGAAGAAGACGACGAAGGCCAACAGTACACCGGTGAGGAGCTAA